A section of the Streptomyces sp. CG1 genome encodes:
- a CDS encoding maleylpyruvate isomerase family mycothiol-dependent enzyme, translating into MSLHPTLQPYADAWTHSIEAISEMVQSLAEGEWNRRTPCPGWSVRDVVSHVIGLDCEMLGDPRPIHTLPRDLFHVTNEHQRYMEMQVDVRRHHTAPEMTAELEYTVIRRNRQLRNESRAPGTTVRGPLGTDVTVEQAYRTRAFDVWVHEQDLRTALGRPGNLDSPGAHVVRDVLLEALPKVVAKDADAPRSSAIVFDVHGPVEFLRTIRVDIQGRGSLETAPALGPAATLTLDWETYVRLACGRVTPEAVTDRIKTEGDPALTTAILNNFTVTP; encoded by the coding sequence GCGATATCCGAGATGGTCCAGTCGCTCGCCGAGGGCGAGTGGAACCGGCGGACCCCGTGCCCCGGCTGGTCCGTGCGGGACGTCGTGTCCCATGTGATCGGCCTCGACTGCGAGATGCTCGGCGACCCGCGCCCCATCCACACGCTGCCCCGCGACCTCTTCCACGTCACCAACGAGCACCAGCGGTACATGGAGATGCAGGTCGACGTCCGCCGCCACCACACGGCACCGGAGATGACGGCCGAGCTGGAGTACACGGTCATCCGCCGCAACCGCCAGCTGCGCAACGAGTCCCGCGCCCCCGGCACCACGGTGCGCGGCCCGCTGGGCACCGATGTCACGGTGGAACAGGCCTACCGCACCCGCGCCTTCGACGTGTGGGTGCACGAACAGGATCTGCGTACGGCCCTCGGCCGCCCCGGCAACCTGGACTCGCCGGGCGCGCATGTGGTCCGGGACGTCCTGCTGGAAGCACTGCCCAAGGTCGTGGCGAAGGACGCGGACGCGCCGCGCAGTTCGGCGATCGTCTTCGACGTGCACGGCCCGGTGGAGTTCCTGCGCACGATCCGCGTCGACATCCAGGGCCGCGGCAGCCTGGAAACCGCCCCGGCCCTCGGCCCCGCCGCCACCCTCACCCTCGACTGGGAGACCTACGTCCGCCTGGCCTGCGGCCGCGTCACCCCCGAAGCAGTGACAGACCGCATCAAGACAGAGGGCGACCCCGCCCTGACAACGGCAATCCTGAACAACTTCACGGTGACGCCGTAG